From Streptomyces sp. TLI_105, the proteins below share one genomic window:
- a CDS encoding acyl carrier protein — protein MSVDTTASAAGDSPAGSPAGADTEGVVAMFRRVLETEDVSADSDFFLLGGDSLVATRVLSAIARSYGVELTFEDFLGAPTPEQLAEKITDAR, from the coding sequence ATGAGCGTTGACACCACCGCCTCAGCCGCCGGGGACTCGCCCGCCGGCTCCCCTGCCGGTGCCGACACCGAGGGCGTGGTGGCGATGTTCCGGCGCGTTCTGGAGACCGAGGACGTCTCGGCGGACTCCGACTTCTTCCTCCTCGGCGGCGACTCGCTGGTCGCGACCCGGGTGCTCAGCGCCATCGCCCGCTCCTACGGGGTGGAGCTGACCTTCGAGGACTTCCTCGGTGCTCCGACCCCCGAACAGCTCGCCGAGAAGATCACGGACGCCCGGTGA
- a CDS encoding FAD-dependent oxidoreductase, translating to MTARDGAPADGAPRRSGGVTSAVVVGAGFAGLTAATELAAAGIDVTVLEARDRVGGRARGLQVSDGGWVDAGAAYLGDRHTELHSLMAELDLKTTPTVMRGASRFALGTEETTRDGRFPPLDAVALGDLFERLDELTATVRPDAPWLTPGAEELDALTAEAWAEQHLTHPDARLFFPLFLGEMMAADPARVSVLHVAFYLRSGGGLRYLNAFEGGAQQDRIDGGAHQVCERLAARLGARVRLGEPVHAVHQDDEGVTVRSPTGEYRADVAVMALPPLPADAVDHRPEPPARRASDRTARGCAVKVHLVYPAPVWRDHGLSGWSVNAEGPLLSTVDDSPAGAGVGVLTGFVTGAEAHRFAALDPREQRSAAFEQAARLFPMLPEPVGFHVTDWVNEVYSKGCYAALFGPGDWVRHGPGLTAPHLRVHWAGTETSTEFFGLMEGAIRSGRRVAAEVLARR from the coding sequence GTGACCGCGCGCGACGGGGCCCCGGCCGACGGCGCTCCCAGACGTTCCGGAGGCGTCACCAGCGCCGTGGTGGTCGGAGCCGGGTTCGCCGGACTGACGGCCGCGACCGAACTCGCCGCCGCCGGGATCGACGTGACCGTACTGGAAGCACGCGACCGGGTGGGCGGTCGGGCCCGTGGACTTCAGGTCTCCGACGGGGGGTGGGTGGACGCGGGCGCCGCCTACCTGGGGGACCGGCACACGGAGCTCCACTCCCTGATGGCCGAGCTGGACCTCAAGACGACGCCCACCGTCATGCGGGGAGCCAGCCGCTTCGCCCTCGGGACCGAGGAGACCACCCGGGACGGCCGGTTTCCGCCGCTCGACGCCGTGGCCCTCGGCGACCTCTTCGAGAGGCTCGACGAACTCACCGCGACCGTCCGCCCCGATGCCCCGTGGCTCACGCCGGGCGCCGAGGAGCTGGACGCCCTGACCGCCGAGGCATGGGCCGAACAGCACCTCACGCACCCGGACGCCCGGCTCTTCTTCCCGCTCTTCCTGGGCGAGATGATGGCGGCCGACCCGGCCAGGGTGTCCGTCCTGCACGTGGCCTTCTACCTGCGGTCGGGCGGTGGACTGCGCTACCTGAACGCCTTCGAGGGCGGCGCCCAGCAGGACCGGATCGACGGGGGCGCCCACCAGGTGTGCGAGCGGCTGGCCGCTCGGCTGGGGGCCAGGGTGCGGCTCGGGGAGCCGGTCCACGCCGTGCACCAGGACGACGAGGGGGTCACCGTCCGCAGCCCGACGGGGGAGTACCGGGCCGACGTCGCGGTCATGGCCCTGCCGCCCCTGCCGGCCGACGCCGTCGACCACCGGCCCGAGCCGCCGGCACGCCGGGCGAGTGACCGCACCGCGCGGGGCTGCGCGGTCAAGGTGCACCTGGTGTACCCGGCACCGGTCTGGCGGGACCACGGTCTGTCGGGGTGGTCGGTGAACGCCGAGGGACCGCTGTTGTCCACCGTGGACGACTCGCCGGCGGGAGCGGGAGTCGGCGTCCTCACCGGCTTCGTCACGGGCGCCGAGGCCCATCGCTTCGCGGCGCTCGATCCACGGGAGCAGCGCTCGGCGGCGTTCGAGCAGGCGGCCCGACTGTTCCCGATGCTTCCCGAACCCGTGGGCTTCCACGTGACCGACTGGGTCAACGAGGTGTACAGCAAGGGCTGTTACGCCGCTCTCTTCGGGCCCGGCGACTGGGTGCGGCACGGCCCGGGTCTTACGGCACCCCACCTGCGGGTGCACTGGGCCGGAACGGAGACCAGCACCGAGTTCTTCGGACTGATGGAGGGGGCGATCCGTTCCGGCCGCCGGGTGGCAGCGGAGGTCCTCGCCCGCCGGTAG
- a CDS encoding class I adenylate-forming enzyme family protein, which produces MSDHTSIAPLAARQGLMTEPTLGAGNFLDHAIAVNPNRAVPYAYTHRVDHRGAVELRGHSLLDIAALRDHYAKWYWANGVRPGDPVGVVVREGLEPLLHFLALAALGAVPALVNDAMPHEVMVRYLNHVGVVGVVADDPTRLAAAYRETPHRRPRFIAMAAELQAFDAASAELPEVYPYRHAADDVVALIHSSGTTGTPKSTKLAHRQFWDGKQPRMVRFPAENDDRLMSLMPHTHAGGLSYFLTATLLGLPTVVMSDWRRTVVEPVMEAFQPTMVASFPRTFVELATGELPVKGAAKVHSWFNTGDSAHYGHIRRLVQLGERPAGLVRPWLLPREKEEQPPLPGSQFIDGLGSSEMGMALFGQMTTPESGRDDRCVGKPLEVVEKAAVLDEDGEEVPDGTVGLLGVITPSRTPGYWNDDRLTSTFERNGYWLTGDVARRDAEGRFYHLDRTVDVIDTADGPAYSLPIEEVLLADCATLVQDCSVIGVPAGPGRGQLPLAVVRLQAEAAASTAEEVQEAANKALVAAGLTPLAAVSIARTPEDFPLGPTGKVLKRELRTRFATLLSGR; this is translated from the coding sequence ATGAGCGACCACACGTCCATCGCCCCTCTCGCCGCCAGACAGGGGTTGATGACCGAGCCCACGCTCGGAGCCGGCAACTTCCTCGACCACGCCATCGCCGTCAACCCGAACCGCGCGGTCCCGTACGCCTACACCCACCGCGTCGACCACCGGGGCGCGGTCGAACTGCGGGGTCACAGCCTGCTCGACATCGCCGCCCTGCGCGACCACTACGCCAAGTGGTACTGGGCCAACGGCGTCCGGCCCGGCGACCCGGTCGGCGTGGTGGTCCGTGAAGGCCTGGAGCCCCTGCTCCACTTCCTCGCGCTCGCCGCGCTGGGAGCCGTCCCCGCCCTCGTCAACGACGCCATGCCGCACGAGGTGATGGTGCGCTACCTGAACCACGTGGGCGTCGTGGGAGTGGTCGCGGACGACCCCACGCGTCTGGCCGCCGCCTACCGCGAGACCCCTCACCGCCGTCCCCGCTTCATCGCCATGGCCGCCGAACTCCAGGCCTTCGACGCCGCGTCCGCGGAGCTGCCCGAGGTCTACCCGTACCGGCACGCCGCCGACGACGTGGTCGCGCTCATCCACTCCTCCGGGACCACCGGGACGCCGAAGTCCACCAAGCTGGCACACCGCCAGTTCTGGGACGGCAAGCAGCCGCGCATGGTGCGCTTCCCCGCCGAGAACGACGACCGGCTGATGTCGCTGATGCCGCACACCCACGCGGGCGGACTCAGCTACTTCCTCACCGCCACCCTGCTCGGCCTGCCGACCGTGGTCATGTCCGACTGGCGGCGTACGGTCGTCGAGCCGGTGATGGAGGCTTTCCAGCCCACCATGGTCGCCTCCTTCCCCCGCACCTTCGTGGAACTGGCCACCGGCGAACTCCCGGTCAAGGGCGCGGCGAAGGTGCACTCCTGGTTCAACACCGGCGACAGCGCCCACTACGGGCACATCCGTCGGCTGGTGCAGCTCGGCGAGCGGCCCGCCGGCCTCGTCAGGCCCTGGCTGCTGCCCAGGGAGAAGGAGGAGCAGCCGCCCCTGCCCGGCTCGCAGTTCATCGACGGTCTGGGCTCGTCCGAGATGGGCATGGCGCTGTTCGGGCAGATGACCACGCCGGAGAGCGGGCGCGACGACCGCTGTGTCGGCAAACCCCTGGAGGTGGTGGAGAAGGCCGCGGTGCTCGACGAGGACGGCGAGGAGGTCCCCGACGGCACGGTGGGGCTGCTGGGTGTGATCACGCCTTCCCGCACCCCCGGATACTGGAACGACGACAGGCTCACCAGCACGTTCGAACGGAACGGCTACTGGCTCACCGGCGACGTGGCCAGGCGTGACGCCGAGGGACGGTTCTACCACCTCGACCGTACGGTGGACGTCATCGACACCGCGGACGGTCCGGCGTACAGCCTGCCGATCGAGGAGGTACTGCTCGCCGACTGCGCCACGCTGGTGCAGGACTGCTCGGTGATCGGCGTTCCCGCCGGACCCGGACGAGGTCAACTCCCGCTCGCAGTCGTCCGGTTGCAGGCGGAAGCCGCCGCGAGCACCGCGGAGGAGGTCCAGGAGGCGGCCAACAAGGCCCTGGTCGCCGCCGGGCTGACGCCGCTGGCCGCGGTGAGCATCGCGCGCACACCGGAGGACTTCCCGCTCGGCCCCACCGGAAAGGTGCTCAAGCGAGAGCTCCGGACCCGTTTCGCCACCCTGCTGTCCGGCCGTTAG
- a CDS encoding KamA family radical SAM protein: MIPQPYQYARTPLTEPDWRRLPGWRRVTEREWRDAQWQRAHCVKNLRQLKAVVGDLLTDDFCGDLAADQAEFATMAMLITPQMLNTMAPRAAVEPAAFTEAFLADPVRRYMLPVRSDRHPRWPSHPKAGRDSLHEADMWVVEGLTHRYPNKVLAELVATCPQYCGHCTRMDLVGTSTPQITKARLALRPRDRQEQMLDYLKRTPTVRDVVVSGGDVANVPWPQLEAFLMRLLDLGSVRDIRLASKAVVGLPQHWLQPEVVEGVGRVASVAARRAVNLAVHTHANHAQSVTPLVAEAARALLDAGVRDVRNQGVLMRGVNATPEDLLDLCFALQGEAGILPYYFYLCDVIPHAEHWRTPLHQAQRLQEAIMGYLPGYATPRIVCDVPHVGKRWVHQAVAYERERGISYWTKNYRTELEVRQSPDAGLEDALARRHPYYDPLDTLPESGRRWWAERAPAQDGRTGAPHPRPTAPEVTP, encoded by the coding sequence ATGATCCCGCAGCCGTACCAGTACGCGCGGACCCCGCTGACCGAGCCGGACTGGCGACGGCTGCCGGGCTGGCGCCGTGTCACGGAACGCGAATGGCGCGACGCCCAGTGGCAGAGGGCCCACTGCGTGAAGAACCTGCGCCAGCTCAAGGCCGTCGTCGGTGACCTGCTCACCGACGACTTCTGCGGCGATCTCGCCGCCGACCAGGCGGAGTTCGCCACTATGGCGATGCTGATCACCCCGCAGATGCTCAACACCATGGCACCCCGGGCCGCCGTGGAACCGGCAGCGTTCACCGAGGCGTTCCTCGCCGACCCGGTCCGCCGGTACATGCTGCCGGTACGCTCGGACCGGCACCCGCGGTGGCCGAGCCACCCGAAGGCGGGACGGGACTCGCTGCACGAGGCCGACATGTGGGTGGTGGAGGGCCTCACCCACCGCTATCCCAACAAGGTTCTGGCCGAGCTGGTCGCCACCTGCCCGCAGTACTGCGGGCACTGCACCAGGATGGACCTCGTCGGCACCTCCACCCCCCAGATCACCAAGGCCAGGCTCGCGCTCCGCCCGCGGGACCGGCAGGAGCAGATGCTGGACTACCTCAAGCGGACCCCCACCGTGCGCGACGTGGTGGTGTCCGGCGGAGACGTCGCCAACGTGCCCTGGCCCCAGCTGGAGGCGTTCCTCATGCGACTCCTCGACCTGGGATCGGTCCGTGACATCCGCCTGGCCAGCAAGGCCGTGGTCGGCCTGCCCCAGCACTGGCTCCAGCCCGAGGTCGTCGAAGGTGTGGGGCGGGTCGCCTCGGTCGCCGCCCGACGGGCGGTCAACCTCGCGGTGCACACCCACGCCAACCACGCGCAGTCCGTCACCCCACTGGTCGCCGAGGCCGCCCGGGCCCTCCTCGACGCGGGCGTCCGGGACGTCCGCAACCAGGGGGTGCTGATGCGCGGGGTCAACGCCACCCCCGAGGACCTGCTGGACCTCTGCTTCGCGCTCCAGGGCGAAGCGGGCATCCTCCCGTACTACTTCTACCTCTGCGACGTGATACCCCACGCCGAGCACTGGCGGACCCCCCTCCACCAGGCCCAGCGGCTCCAGGAGGCGATCATGGGATACCTCCCCGGCTACGCCACCCCGCGGATCGTGTGCGACGTACCGCACGTCGGCAAGCGCTGGGTGCACCAGGCCGTCGCCTACGAGCGCGAACGCGGCATCTCGTACTGGACGAAGAACTACCGGACCGAGCTCGAAGTCCGGCAGTCGCCCGACGCGGGCCTCGAAGACGCGCTGGCCCGGCGCCACCCGTACTACGACCCGCTGGACACCCTTCCCGAATCCGGCCGTCGCTGGTGGGCGGAGCGAGCCCCTGCCCAGGACGGACGGACCGGCGCCCCGCACCCCCGACCCACCGCACCGGAGGTCACCCCGTGA
- a CDS encoding RimK family alpha-L-glutamate ligase — protein sequence MSPSPDRPATGPLRRLCWIFPDRESTRTAEMWHAMFWDLYAEAAEDLGMSWTRHSPDAVTVDCTEPGRPRVYVDDEPVTPRDTLFITALYSLPYQQMDIFNQYALCSVLQQAGFYLPFPPEASLIGNDKLATLLHLGGSPVPPIPTVRIGTGRDVSRHLYEVALGNMTYPAIVKPAGWCGGGGINLARSAGDIRGLASLAQGGDTTLVVQPYLGDGTVDHRVYVIDGEPHTVLKRTPQPGSAVANMSHGGTMEFTPVPEELAKATAYFAERLPIPFFCLDFLHDGQRFWFSELEPDGVIPRVPGDPDGTVQRDITRARFAAYRDAHARHLADADGGASPFTSPKETS from the coding sequence GTGAGCCCCTCCCCAGACCGCCCCGCCACCGGCCCGCTGCGCCGGTTGTGCTGGATCTTCCCCGACCGGGAATCGACCCGGACGGCCGAGATGTGGCACGCCATGTTCTGGGACCTCTACGCCGAGGCCGCCGAGGACCTGGGCATGAGCTGGACCCGGCATTCCCCCGACGCGGTGACGGTGGACTGCACGGAACCCGGACGCCCCCGGGTCTACGTGGACGACGAGCCCGTCACACCCCGTGACACCCTCTTCATCACCGCGCTCTACTCGCTGCCGTACCAGCAGATGGACATCTTCAACCAGTACGCCCTGTGCTCGGTGCTGCAACAGGCCGGCTTCTACCTGCCCTTCCCTCCCGAGGCCTCGCTGATCGGCAACGACAAGCTCGCCACCCTGCTCCACCTCGGCGGTTCCCCGGTCCCCCCGATCCCGACCGTCCGCATCGGCACGGGGCGCGACGTGAGCAGGCACCTGTACGAGGTGGCCCTCGGGAACATGACGTACCCGGCCATCGTCAAGCCGGCCGGCTGGTGCGGCGGCGGCGGCATCAACCTGGCGCGGAGCGCGGGGGACATCCGGGGCCTGGCCAGCCTCGCGCAGGGCGGCGACACCACGCTCGTGGTCCAGCCGTACCTCGGCGACGGCACGGTCGACCACCGGGTGTACGTGATCGACGGCGAGCCCCACACGGTCCTGAAGCGGACCCCGCAACCCGGCTCGGCGGTCGCCAACATGAGCCACGGCGGCACCATGGAGTTCACCCCGGTGCCCGAGGAACTGGCCAAGGCCACCGCCTACTTCGCCGAACGGCTGCCCATCCCGTTCTTCTGCCTCGACTTCCTCCACGACGGACAGCGGTTCTGGTTCTCCGAGCTGGAGCCCGACGGCGTCATACCCCGCGTCCCCGGAGATCCGGACGGGACGGTCCAACGGGACATCACCCGGGCCCGCTTCGCCGCCTACCGGGACGCCCACGCCAGGCACCTCGCCGACGCCGACGGCGGAGCGTCCCCGTTCACCTCACCGAAGGAAACGAGTTGA
- a CDS encoding phenylacetate--CoA ligase family protein produces the protein MFSLTPEAAEPRLPVARRTLERLRQVPELASRYRDSEDIRTLDGIAALPPLLKDDLNVALAHLQPRAEHGATWLFQSGGSTGAPKLGHAPTGFYMSGVHAHWQPLDREDVFVNAWGAGRMWGAHFLVAALADLSGCQVIALGSVAKDEYAEWLAFFAARKVTAIGGTPSVLRLWFAHARATGLELPDLRKVLWLGEAWQPQLEEDMAAVAPAARRWGMFGSTETWVVGTNTPHCPADTFHTLPDQLVHVGEDQLLDFTTLNPEMLNPVLRYRTGDAGRLVTCPCGRPGRAMQVLGRRDSVVQVRGLGLHVDEVITRVEREAGVSRAQVVISETGGRAGSVEVLLLTAPGATVDAERLRKELLTETFTLSTAFQHDPENFRVRPVADLVSNDRTGKTSGLVVLEER, from the coding sequence ATGTTCTCGCTCACCCCGGAGGCGGCCGAGCCGCGGCTGCCGGTCGCCCGCAGGACACTGGAACGCCTGCGGCAGGTGCCGGAACTGGCCTCGCGCTACCGCGACTCCGAGGACATCCGTACCCTCGACGGCATCGCCGCGCTCCCGCCGCTGCTCAAGGACGACCTCAACGTCGCCCTCGCGCACCTGCAACCGCGCGCCGAGCACGGCGCCACCTGGCTCTTCCAGAGCGGCGGCAGCACCGGCGCGCCCAAACTGGGTCACGCGCCCACCGGCTTCTACATGTCCGGGGTGCACGCCCACTGGCAGCCACTGGACCGCGAGGACGTCTTCGTCAACGCCTGGGGTGCCGGCCGCATGTGGGGCGCGCACTTCCTGGTCGCCGCCCTGGCCGACCTCTCCGGCTGCCAGGTGATCGCGCTGGGCTCGGTCGCCAAGGACGAGTACGCCGAGTGGCTGGCCTTCTTCGCGGCACGCAAGGTGACGGCGATCGGCGGCACCCCGAGCGTGCTGAGGCTCTGGTTCGCCCACGCCCGAGCCACCGGCCTGGAACTGCCGGACCTGCGCAAGGTGCTCTGGCTCGGCGAGGCGTGGCAGCCGCAGCTGGAGGAGGACATGGCCGCGGTCGCGCCGGCGGCCCGGCGCTGGGGCATGTTCGGAAGCACCGAGACCTGGGTGGTCGGGACCAACACGCCCCACTGCCCCGCGGACACGTTCCACACCCTGCCCGACCAACTGGTCCACGTGGGCGAGGACCAGCTCCTGGACTTCACCACTCTCAACCCTGAGATGCTCAACCCGGTACTGCGCTACCGCACCGGGGACGCGGGACGCCTGGTGACGTGCCCGTGCGGCCGGCCCGGGCGGGCCATGCAGGTGCTCGGCCGCCGCGACAGCGTGGTCCAGGTCCGGGGCCTGGGCCTGCACGTCGACGAGGTGATCACGCGGGTGGAGCGGGAGGCGGGTGTCTCGCGCGCCCAGGTGGTGATCTCCGAGACCGGCGGGCGCGCCGGATCCGTGGAGGTGCTGCTGCTCACCGCCCCGGGCGCGACCGTGGACGCCGAACGGCTCCGCAAGGAACTCCTGACCGAGACCTTCACCCTGAGCACCGCCTTCCAGCACGATCCGGAGAACTTCCGCGTGCGCCCCGTCGCGGACCTGGTCAGCAACGACCGGACCGGCAAGACCTCCGGCCTCGTGGTGCTGGAGGAGCGGTGA
- a CDS encoding MFS transporter, with translation MKLSRPVSLGSEFNRFWIGQSVSTVGDRITVFVVPTVMIFALDASAFQVGIVAMAQYLGIPLLGPLAGVLVDRWDNRRTLLVCDLARLAAVAVIPLAYWQGWLSTPLLFACVAVISGATIFFTVGYLVAVPAVVPKDGLVRAYSRLEGSRSVSEVSGPSLAAGLYSALGVAALLVDAASYLISALCIRSMRPWGERTAAEGSVWQRLTAGFRLNWSDPVLRRVVVAAVTLNCGGPVFVTVLPILAYQGLGVSVGVFGAAMSVAAVGALAGAALAPKAGERLGTGRMLAWALLLHCLVGLGVLAAPALPAGAVIAVTMGCYGFFMSFINVSSAPIRQSRMPARNQGVMHAAFRTATWGVIPLAALAGGLAVSLLTGPLGILDAARVTMAGGTLLAACSFLPALRIQRLLDEAERRRTPEADGGNAEPALAEGTS, from the coding sequence GTGAAGCTCTCGCGGCCGGTGTCCCTGGGCTCCGAGTTCAACCGTTTCTGGATCGGCCAGTCGGTGAGCACCGTCGGTGACCGCATCACCGTCTTCGTGGTGCCGACCGTGATGATCTTCGCCCTGGACGCCTCCGCGTTCCAGGTGGGCATCGTGGCCATGGCGCAGTACCTGGGCATACCCCTCCTCGGTCCGCTGGCCGGAGTCCTGGTGGACCGGTGGGACAACCGCCGCACCCTGCTCGTCTGCGACCTCGCCCGGCTGGCGGCGGTGGCCGTCATCCCCCTGGCGTACTGGCAGGGCTGGCTCTCCACCCCCCTGCTGTTCGCCTGCGTCGCGGTGATCAGCGGCGCCACGATCTTCTTCACCGTCGGCTACCTGGTCGCCGTCCCCGCCGTGGTGCCGAAGGACGGCCTGGTACGCGCCTACTCCCGGCTGGAAGGCAGCCGCTCGGTCTCCGAGGTCTCCGGCCCGTCCCTGGCCGCCGGCCTCTACAGCGCCCTGGGCGTCGCCGCCCTGCTCGTCGACGCCGCCAGCTACCTGATCTCCGCCCTGTGCATCCGCTCCATGCGGCCCTGGGGCGAGCGGACCGCCGCCGAGGGATCGGTGTGGCAGCGGCTGACGGCGGGCTTCCGACTGAACTGGTCCGACCCGGTGCTGCGCCGGGTGGTGGTGGCGGCCGTGACGCTCAACTGCGGCGGCCCCGTCTTCGTCACCGTGCTCCCGATCCTCGCCTATCAGGGACTCGGCGTCTCCGTCGGGGTCTTCGGCGCCGCCATGTCCGTGGCAGCGGTGGGCGCCCTGGCCGGAGCGGCCCTCGCGCCGAAGGCCGGTGAACGGCTGGGGACGGGACGGATGCTGGCCTGGGCGCTGCTCCTGCACTGCCTGGTGGGCCTCGGCGTGCTCGCGGCACCCGCCCTCCCGGCCGGCGCCGTGATCGCCGTGACCATGGGCTGCTACGGCTTCTTCATGTCCTTCATCAACGTGAGCAGCGCGCCCATCCGGCAGTCCCGGATGCCCGCACGGAACCAAGGGGTGATGCACGCGGCCTTCCGCACCGCGACCTGGGGTGTGATCCCTCTGGCCGCCTTGGCCGGAGGCCTGGCGGTCAGCCTGCTCACCGGCCCGCTCGGCATACTGGACGCGGCCCGGGTCACCATGGCCGGGGGCACGCTGCTCGCGGCCTGCTCCTTCCTGCCGGCGCTGCGGATCCAGCGCCTGCTGGACGAGGCCGAACGGCGACGGACGCCGGAGGCGGACGGCGGGAACGCCGAACCGGCTCTGGCCGAGGGCACCTCGTGA
- a CDS encoding SDR family NAD(P)-dependent oxidoreductase translates to MLITGTSSGIGKATAIAAARAGFATVATLREPGRAGALREEADRAGVPLDIRRLDVTDPDSVARCVDGVHQAYGRLDAVVNNAGISNFDPTLEMSTTEALRANLEVNFFGVVEVSRAAMPLLRAAQGRLVTIGSVHGVVGQPFNEAYCAAKFAVEGFMESLAPVAEAHGVKVSVVVPGFVRDTSFGIFPDINRKTIEAASGPYGPTFADYVDWVVHHGWEGAGQDASEVAEVVVRTLRAERPAFRVPTHPWAAAYLENKLTDRDGSVVQELARTWIGRRQESDDTEQER, encoded by the coding sequence GTGCTGATCACCGGAACGTCCTCGGGCATCGGCAAGGCCACGGCGATCGCCGCGGCACGGGCCGGCTTCGCCACGGTCGCCACCCTGCGCGAGCCCGGCCGTGCCGGGGCCCTGCGGGAGGAGGCCGACCGGGCCGGCGTCCCCCTGGACATCCGCAGACTGGACGTCACCGACCCCGACTCCGTCGCCCGCTGCGTCGACGGCGTGCACCAGGCGTACGGACGACTGGACGCCGTGGTCAACAACGCCGGCATCTCCAACTTCGACCCGACCCTGGAGATGTCCACCACGGAAGCACTGCGGGCCAACCTGGAGGTGAACTTCTTCGGGGTGGTCGAGGTGAGCCGGGCCGCGATGCCGCTGCTCCGGGCCGCCCAGGGGCGCCTTGTCACCATCGGCAGCGTCCACGGAGTCGTCGGGCAGCCCTTCAACGAGGCCTACTGCGCGGCCAAGTTCGCCGTCGAAGGGTTCATGGAGAGCCTGGCCCCGGTGGCGGAGGCGCACGGGGTGAAGGTGTCCGTCGTGGTCCCCGGTTTCGTCAGGGACACCTCGTTCGGGATCTTCCCCGACATCAACCGCAAGACCATCGAGGCCGCCTCCGGTCCCTACGGCCCGACCTTCGCCGACTACGTCGACTGGGTCGTCCACCACGGATGGGAGGGCGCCGGGCAGGACGCGTCCGAGGTGGCGGAGGTCGTGGTGCGGACGCTGCGGGCCGAGCGACCGGCCTTCCGCGTTCCCACCCATCCCTGGGCGGCCGCCTACCTGGAGAACAAGCTGACCGACCGTGACGGCTCCGTCGTGCAGGAACTCGCACGTACGTGGATCGGGCGCCGGCAGGAATCCGACGACACAGAGCAGGAGAGGTAG
- a CDS encoding AMP-binding protein, producing the protein MPAKSLQELVDFVRTHSPFYAEAYRDVPRTVSHLTQLPVIDHAEFWAANTWPDNRVLTGPLTDAGVYRTGGTTGVPKLSVWSRSEHADSVTAFGAGIVRAGLKPGHRVANLFWAGELYGGMLYIEHALHAAPVENVRLPVGAGAPNEFVADLIDDFGVNVLAGVPMKLAAVAECLVRRGRTADSVELLLFGGDLLFTDLRPILLRAFPKAAIASVGYASIDAGLVGRPVPGEDVRVHEAFPHRTVVELVDDVTDEPITTPGVPGRVMVTNLFRTLMPVIRFPTGDRGEWVDPQCRQFRLLGRSMEGGRVGTVSMPIEDVRAVLVEADPDRYIAGMQMVQRRWDGRDGLILRLGYVEEPPADLSSRLVEAVYAARPLFPAEVADGAIHELGIEWVPRSELVTNPRTGKLRQVVDERPAD; encoded by the coding sequence GTGCCCGCCAAATCCCTTCAAGAACTGGTCGACTTCGTCCGCACCCACTCACCCTTCTACGCGGAGGCGTACCGGGACGTGCCACGGACGGTCTCGCACCTCACCCAGCTTCCCGTCATCGACCACGCGGAGTTCTGGGCGGCGAACACCTGGCCCGACAACCGGGTGCTGACCGGCCCACTGACCGACGCCGGGGTCTACAGGACCGGCGGCACCACCGGCGTGCCCAAGCTGTCCGTCTGGTCGCGGTCGGAGCACGCCGACTCGGTCACCGCGTTCGGCGCCGGCATCGTGCGGGCCGGGCTGAAGCCGGGGCACCGGGTGGCCAACCTCTTCTGGGCCGGCGAACTGTACGGCGGGATGCTCTACATCGAACACGCCCTGCACGCGGCCCCCGTGGAGAACGTCCGCCTGCCCGTCGGTGCCGGCGCCCCCAACGAATTCGTCGCCGACCTGATCGACGACTTCGGTGTGAACGTCCTCGCCGGCGTCCCGATGAAGCTGGCCGCCGTGGCGGAATGCCTCGTCCGGCGAGGCCGGACCGCCGACTCGGTGGAACTGCTGCTCTTCGGCGGCGACCTGCTCTTCACCGATCTGCGTCCCATCCTGCTGCGGGCCTTCCCCAAGGCGGCCATCGCCTCGGTCGGTTACGCCTCCATCGACGCGGGGCTCGTCGGGCGTCCCGTACCCGGGGAGGACGTACGGGTGCACGAGGCGTTCCCGCACCGGACGGTGGTGGAACTCGTGGACGACGTCACCGACGAGCCGATCACCACACCGGGGGTGCCGGGCCGCGTCATGGTCACCAACCTGTTCCGCACCCTCATGCCGGTCATCAGGTTTCCGACGGGCGACCGCGGTGAGTGGGTCGACCCGCAGTGCCGACAGTTCCGTCTCCTGGGCCGGTCCATGGAGGGCGGACGGGTCGGCACGGTCTCGATGCCGATCGAGGACGTCCGCGCGGTGCTCGTGGAGGCGGACCCGGACCGGTACATCGCCGGCATGCAGATGGTGCAGCGCCGCTGGGACGGACGGGACGGTCTGATCCTGCGCCTGGGGTACGTCGAAGAGCCCCCGGCGGACCTGAGCAGCCGGCTCGTCGAGGCGGTCTACGCGGCCCGGCCGCTCTTCCCCGCGGAGGTCGCGGACGGCGCCATCCACGAGCTGGGCATCGAGTGGGTGCCGCGCTCCGAGCTGGTCACCAACCCTCGGACGGGCAAGCTCAGGCAGGTGGTGGACGAGCGCCCGGCCGACTGA